A genomic segment from Lemur catta isolate mLemCat1 chromosome 9, mLemCat1.pri, whole genome shotgun sequence encodes:
- the GPT gene encoding alanine aminotransferase 1 has product MALRAGNQSQATRNGLKEKVLTLDTMNPCVQRVEYAVRGPIVLRALELEQELRQGVKKPFTEVIRANIGDAQAMGQKPITFLRQVLALCVNPDLLSSPNFPDDAKKRAERILQVCGGRSLGAYSISSGIQLIREDVARYIERRDGGIPADSNNIFLSTGASDAIVTVLKLLVAGEGRTRTGVLIPIPQYPLYSAALAELDAVQVDYYLDEERIWALDVAELRRAVRQARDHCRPRALCVINPGNPTGQVQTRECIEAVIRFAFEERLFLLADEVYQDNVYAEGSQFHSFKKVLTEMGPPYARQQELASFHSASKGYMGECGFRAGYVEVVNMDAAVQQQMVKLMSVRLCPPVPGQALLDLVVSPPAPSDPSFAQFQAEKQAVLAELAAKAKLTEQVFNEAPGIRCNPVQGAMYSFPRVQLPPRAVQRAQELGLAPDMFFCLRLLEETGICVVPGSGFGQQEGTYHFRMTILPPMEKLRPLLEKLSGFHAKFTREYS; this is encoded by the exons ATGGCCTTGAGGGCAGGTAACCAGAGCCAGGCTACACGGAATGGGCTGAAGGAGAAGGTGCTGACACTGGACACCATGAACCCGTGCGTGCAGAGGGTGGAGTATGCCGTGCGAGGCCCCATAGTGCTTCGCGCCTTGGAGCTGGAGCAGGAACTGCGCCAG ggtGTGAAGAAGCCCTTCACGGAGGTCATCCGTGCCAATATCGGGGACGCACAGGCCATGGGGCAGAAGCCCATCACCTTCCTGCGCCAG GTCCTGGCGCTCTGCGTAAACCCGGATCTCCTGAGCAGCCCCAACTTCCCTGATGATGCCAAGAAAAGGGCGGAGCGCATCTTGCAGGTGTGCGGGGGCCGCAGCCTGG GGGCCTACAGCATCAGCTCTGGCATCCAGCTGATCCGCGAGGACGTGGCTCGGTACATCGAGAGGCGCGATGGAGGCATCCCCGCGGACTCTAACAACATCTTCCTGTCTACGGGGGCCAGCGACGCCATCGTG ACAGTGCTGAAGCTGCTGGTGGCAGGCGAGGGCCGCACGCGCACAGGTGTGCTCATTCCCATCCCCCAGTACCCGCTCTACTCCGCCGCGCTGGCCGAGCTCGACGCGGTGCAGGTGGACTACTACCTGGACGAGGAGCGCATCTGGGCGCTCGACGTGGCCGAGCTGCGGCGTGCAGTGCGTCAGGCACGTGACCACTGCCGCCCGCGCGCGCTCTGCGTTATCAACCCTGGCAACCCCACCG GGCAGGTGCAGACTCGCGAGTGCATTGAAGCTGTGATCCGTTTCGCCTTCGAAGAGCGCCTCTTTCTGCTGGCTGatgag GTGTACCAGGACAACGTGTACGCTGAGGGTTCGCAGTTCCACTCGTTCAAGAAGGTGCTCACGGAGATGGGGCCTCCCTACGCCAGGCAGCAGGAGCTCGCCTCCTTCCACTCTGCCTCCAAGGGCTACATGGGCGA GTGCGGGTTCCGCGCCGGCTACGTGGAGGTGGTGAACATGGACGCTGCGGTGCAGCAGCAGATGGTGAAGCTGATGAGCGTGCGGCTGTGCCCGCCAGTGCCGGGTCAGGCCCTGCTCGACTTGGTGGTCAGCCCACCCGCACCCTCCGACCCCTCCTTTGCGCAGTTCCAAGCG GAAAAGCAGGCTGTGTTGGCGGAGCTGGCGGCGAAGGCCAAGCTCACCGAGCAGGTCTTCAACGAGGCTCCCGGCATCCGCTGCAACCCGGTGCAAGGCGCCATGTACTCCTTCCCGCGCGTGCAGCTGCCGCCGCGTGCGGTGCAGCGCGCTCAG GAGCTGGGCCTGGCCCCTGACATGTTCTTCTGCCTGCGGCTCTTGGAGGAAACTGGCATCTGCGTAGTGCCTGGGAGCGGCTTCGGACAGCAGGAAGGCACCTACCACTTCCG GATGACCATTCTGCCCCCCATGGAGAAGTTGCGGCCGCTGCTGGAGAAGCTGAGCGGGTTTCACGCCAAGTTCACCCGCGAGTACTCCTGA
- the PPP1R16A gene encoding protein phosphatase 1 regulatory subunit 16A isoform X2, whose product MAEHLELLAEMPLVCRMSTQERLKHAQKRRAQQVKMWAQAEKEAQVRQFLGSGVSPDLANEDGLTALHQCCIDDFREMVQQLLEAGANVNACDSECWTPLHAAATCGHLHLVELLIARGANLLAVNTDGNMPYDLCEDEQTLDCLETAMANSGITQDSIEGARAVPELCMLEDIRGLLQAGADLDAPLDHGATLLHIAAANGFSEAAALLLEHQASLSAKDQDGWEPLHAAAYWGQVHLVELLVAHGANLNGKSLMDETPLDVCGDEEVRAKLLELKHKHDVLLRAQGRQHSLLRRRTSSAGSRGKVVRRVSLTQRTNLYRKEHAQEAIVWQQPPPLSPEPPEDDEDGQTDTELGPPPIEEDSPEAASPHNGQVGGPPGRHLYSKRLDRCVSYQLSSLESTDPHALVRDKAHHTLAELKRQRAAAKLQRPAPEGPEAPESVLPADTGSPQPDCGFGVAVDPPLLKLTAPSEEAPVEKRPCCLLM is encoded by the exons ATGGCCGAACACCTGGAGCTGCTGGCAGAGATGCCCCTGGTGTGCAGGATGAGCACGCAGGAGCGGCTGAAGCATGCCCAGAAGCGGCGTGCCCAGCAGGTGAAGATGTGGGCCCAGGCTGAGAAGGAGGCCCAGG TCCGCCAGTTCCTCGGGAGTGGGGTCAGCCCTGACCTGGCCAACGAGGATGGCCTGACGGCTCTGCACCAG TGTTGTATTGATGACTTCCGAGAGATGGTGCAGCAGCTCCTGGAGGCTGGGGCCAATGTCAACGCCTGTGACAGTGAGTGCTGGACGCCTCTGCATGCTGCGGCCACCTGTGGCCACCTGCATCTGGTAGAGCTGCTCATTGCCCG TGGCGCCAATCTCCTGGCGGTCAACACTGATGGGAACATGCCCTATGACCTGTGTGAAGATGAGCAGACGCTGGACTGCCTGGAGACCGCCATGGCCAACAGCG GCATCACCCAGGACAGCATAGAGGGGGCCCGAGCTGTGCCAGAGCTGTGCATGCTGGAGGATATCCGGGGCCTGCTTCAGGCTGGGGCAGACCTCGATGCCCCCCTGGACCACGGGGCCACGCTG CTGCACATTGCTGCTGCCAATGGGTTCAGCGAGGCAGCCGCCCTGCTGCTGGAGCACCAAGCCAGCCTGAGCGCCAAGGACCAGGACGGCTGGGAACCGCTGCACGCAGCAGCTTACTGGGGCCAG GTGCACCTGGTGGAGCTGCTCGTGGCACATGGGGCCAACCTAAACGGAAAGTCCCTGATGGACGAGACGCCTCTTG ATGTGTGTGGGGACGAGGAGGTGCGGGCCAAGTTGCTGGAGCTGAAGCACAAGCACGATGTGCTCTTACGCGCCCAGGGCCGCCAGCACTCCCTGTTGCGCCGCCGCACCTCCAGTGCAGGCAGCAGAGG GAAGGTGGTGAGGCGGGTGAGTCTAACCCAGCGCACCAACCTGTACCGCAAGGAGCATGCCCAAGAGGCCATCGTGTGGCAACAGCCACCACCCCTTAGCCCAGAGCCGCCTGAGGATGATGAGGACGGCCAGACAGATACTGAGCTTGGGCCACCGCCCATCGAG GAGGACAGCCCTGAGGCGGCCAGCCCACACAATGGCCAAGTAGGGGGCCCCCCGGGCCGGCACCTGTACTCCAAGCGATTGGACCGGTGTGTCTCCTATCAGCTGAGCTCCCTGGAGAGCACTGACCCCCACGCCCTTGTCCGAGACAAGGCCCACCACACCCTGGCAGAGCTCAAGCGCCAGCGAGCTGCTGCCAAACTGCAGAGACCTGCCCCTGAGGGACCTGAGGCTCCTGAGTCTGTTCTGCCTGCTGATACCGGGAGCCCTCAGCCTGATTGTGGCTTTGGGGTGGCAGTGGACCCACCCTTGCTCAAGCTCACAGCCCCGTCGGAGGAGGCTCCCGTGGAGAAGAGGCCTTGCTGCCTGCTCATGTGA
- the PPP1R16A gene encoding protein phosphatase 1 regulatory subunit 16A isoform X1 — MAEHLELLAEMPLVCRMSTQERLKHAQKRRAQQVKMWAQAEKEAQGKKVHGERSRKEASGRGPQKQVLFPPNVALLEAASRNDLEEVRQFLGSGVSPDLANEDGLTALHQCCIDDFREMVQQLLEAGANVNACDSECWTPLHAAATCGHLHLVELLIARGANLLAVNTDGNMPYDLCEDEQTLDCLETAMANSGITQDSIEGARAVPELCMLEDIRGLLQAGADLDAPLDHGATLLHIAAANGFSEAAALLLEHQASLSAKDQDGWEPLHAAAYWGQVHLVELLVAHGANLNGKSLMDETPLDVCGDEEVRAKLLELKHKHDVLLRAQGRQHSLLRRRTSSAGSRGKVVRRVSLTQRTNLYRKEHAQEAIVWQQPPPLSPEPPEDDEDGQTDTELGPPPIEEDSPEAASPHNGQVGGPPGRHLYSKRLDRCVSYQLSSLESTDPHALVRDKAHHTLAELKRQRAAAKLQRPAPEGPEAPESVLPADTGSPQPDCGFGVAVDPPLLKLTAPSEEAPVEKRPCCLLM, encoded by the exons ATGGCCGAACACCTGGAGCTGCTGGCAGAGATGCCCCTGGTGTGCAGGATGAGCACGCAGGAGCGGCTGAAGCATGCCCAGAAGCGGCGTGCCCAGCAGGTGAAGATGTGGGCCCAGGCTGAGAAGGAGGCCCAGGGTAAGAAGGTTCATGGGGAGCGGTCACGTAAGGAGGCATCCGGGCGAGGGCCCCAGAAGCAGGTTCTCTTCCCGCCCAATGTTGCCTTGCTGGAGGCTGCTTCCCGCAATGACCTGGAGGAAG TCCGCCAGTTCCTCGGGAGTGGGGTCAGCCCTGACCTGGCCAACGAGGATGGCCTGACGGCTCTGCACCAG TGTTGTATTGATGACTTCCGAGAGATGGTGCAGCAGCTCCTGGAGGCTGGGGCCAATGTCAACGCCTGTGACAGTGAGTGCTGGACGCCTCTGCATGCTGCGGCCACCTGTGGCCACCTGCATCTGGTAGAGCTGCTCATTGCCCG TGGCGCCAATCTCCTGGCGGTCAACACTGATGGGAACATGCCCTATGACCTGTGTGAAGATGAGCAGACGCTGGACTGCCTGGAGACCGCCATGGCCAACAGCG GCATCACCCAGGACAGCATAGAGGGGGCCCGAGCTGTGCCAGAGCTGTGCATGCTGGAGGATATCCGGGGCCTGCTTCAGGCTGGGGCAGACCTCGATGCCCCCCTGGACCACGGGGCCACGCTG CTGCACATTGCTGCTGCCAATGGGTTCAGCGAGGCAGCCGCCCTGCTGCTGGAGCACCAAGCCAGCCTGAGCGCCAAGGACCAGGACGGCTGGGAACCGCTGCACGCAGCAGCTTACTGGGGCCAG GTGCACCTGGTGGAGCTGCTCGTGGCACATGGGGCCAACCTAAACGGAAAGTCCCTGATGGACGAGACGCCTCTTG ATGTGTGTGGGGACGAGGAGGTGCGGGCCAAGTTGCTGGAGCTGAAGCACAAGCACGATGTGCTCTTACGCGCCCAGGGCCGCCAGCACTCCCTGTTGCGCCGCCGCACCTCCAGTGCAGGCAGCAGAGG GAAGGTGGTGAGGCGGGTGAGTCTAACCCAGCGCACCAACCTGTACCGCAAGGAGCATGCCCAAGAGGCCATCGTGTGGCAACAGCCACCACCCCTTAGCCCAGAGCCGCCTGAGGATGATGAGGACGGCCAGACAGATACTGAGCTTGGGCCACCGCCCATCGAG GAGGACAGCCCTGAGGCGGCCAGCCCACACAATGGCCAAGTAGGGGGCCCCCCGGGCCGGCACCTGTACTCCAAGCGATTGGACCGGTGTGTCTCCTATCAGCTGAGCTCCCTGGAGAGCACTGACCCCCACGCCCTTGTCCGAGACAAGGCCCACCACACCCTGGCAGAGCTCAAGCGCCAGCGAGCTGCTGCCAAACTGCAGAGACCTGCCCCTGAGGGACCTGAGGCTCCTGAGTCTGTTCTGCCTGCTGATACCGGGAGCCCTCAGCCTGATTGTGGCTTTGGGGTGGCAGTGGACCCACCCTTGCTCAAGCTCACAGCCCCGTCGGAGGAGGCTCCCGTGGAGAAGAGGCCTTGCTGCCTGCTCATGTGA